The Lactobacillus sp. CBA3605 genome contains a region encoding:
- a CDS encoding PTS glucose transporter subunit IIA, translating into MMKLFQRKHQIKLVAPVNGMYVDLRQAGETKVQSGFAIEPMEGEIHAPLAGTVTQLTKQSVTLEADFGCEYVVQLGQPVADLDDQLFDWHVAVGDQLSVNDALAMLDVNAIHAADASAIVSCGLSNQAAADVEVEKTGLVSQGDQLATLKVRS; encoded by the coding sequence ATGATGAAATTATTTCAGCGAAAACACCAAATTAAATTAGTAGCGCCCGTGAATGGGATGTATGTTGATTTACGTCAAGCTGGTGAAACTAAGGTTCAAAGTGGGTTTGCGATTGAGCCCATGGAAGGTGAGATTCATGCGCCATTAGCGGGTACCGTTACGCAACTCACGAAGCAATCCGTTACCTTAGAAGCTGACTTTGGCTGCGAATACGTGGTTCAATTAGGTCAGCCAGTGGCCGATTTAGATGACCAACTTTTCGATTGGCACGTTGCGGTGGGCGATCAACTTAGTGTAAATGATGCGTTAGCAATGCTTGATGTGAATGCTATTCATGCTGCGGATGCCTCGGCGATTGTTAGCTGTGGTTTAAGTAACCAAGCGGCGGCTGATGTGGAAGTTGAAAAAACTGGACTCGTCTCACAAGGCGATCAATTAGCAACATTGAAAGTTCGTAGTTAA
- a CDS encoding acetoin reductase, with amino-acid sequence MAKLAIITGAGQGIGAGIAQRLAQDGYAIAVADINSKTGAQVAAQLQATGYPAKFYQVDVAHRNDVFDLVQQAVRDFGELAVYVNNAGVAFIDTFVDSDPAQVERLFDVNLKGTYWGIQAAAEQFKTQGHGGRIVNAASLASVEASALQSAYSASKFGIRGLTQAAAKELAADQITVNAYNPGVVRTPMRDAIDRKTAAIKHVTVPEQQAEVLTEIALGREAVPADVAEVVAWFASPAAGYITGQSLLVDGGMRFH; translated from the coding sequence ATGGCAAAATTAGCAATTATTACTGGTGCGGGGCAAGGGATTGGCGCTGGAATCGCCCAACGACTTGCCCAAGATGGTTATGCGATTGCAGTCGCTGATATTAATTCCAAAACGGGGGCACAGGTTGCAGCTCAGCTACAGGCAACTGGGTATCCCGCAAAGTTTTATCAAGTTGATGTGGCCCATCGCAATGACGTTTTCGACTTGGTTCAGCAAGCGGTTCGGGATTTTGGCGAGTTGGCCGTCTATGTCAATAATGCGGGTGTTGCGTTTATTGATACTTTCGTTGATTCAGATCCGGCCCAAGTTGAACGATTATTTGATGTTAACTTGAAAGGAACTTATTGGGGGATTCAAGCGGCTGCCGAACAGTTTAAAACACAAGGTCATGGTGGTCGAATCGTGAATGCAGCGTCGTTAGCAAGTGTCGAAGCCTCCGCCCTCCAAAGTGCATATTCGGCCTCTAAGTTTGGTATTCGTGGGTTAACCCAAGCGGCGGCTAAGGAGTTAGCTGCTGATCAAATTACCGTGAATGCTTACAATCCAGGCGTTGTGCGGACCCCGATGCGAGATGCGATTGATCGTAAAACGGCAGCAATCAAGCACGTGACGGTCCCAGAACAACAAGCAGAAGTTCTCACCGAAATTGCCCTCGGTCGTGAAGCAGTGCCGGCCGATGTTGCCGAAGTGGTCGCATGGTTTGCGTCACCTGCTGCCGGTTATATTACGGGGCAATCACTGCTGGTCGACGGCGGTATGCGGTTTCACTAG
- a CDS encoding MetQ/NlpA family ABC transporter substrate-binding protein encodes MKKLIGWLIAIIVVLGGGWGIHQISSHQTAQASHTDTIVVGSQGSDYDIWQHIAKTKDAKQLGLKIKVKQITDGVQLNKATAQGDVDVNAFQSWSYYLTYNQQNPKAKLATLGTTYLEPMGIYSKKYQRVSQIPAGATIAIANNPSQAARGLLLLQKAGLITLKSDFGILGTVKDIKTNPKHLKFKQIDDTTGPRIIKQVDAVLISNTVALEGHLHVLTDSIYHEKVDQSTKDNINILATAAKNKHKKSYQKLIKLYQRADIQKYIKKTYYGTKIDVNKPESYFK; translated from the coding sequence ATGAAAAAATTAATCGGTTGGTTGATTGCTATTATTGTCGTGCTTGGCGGTGGCTGGGGAATTCATCAGATTAGTAGCCATCAAACTGCACAAGCTAGTCATACCGATACAATCGTGGTGGGGTCGCAAGGGTCCGACTACGATATTTGGCAGCATATTGCCAAAACTAAGGATGCGAAACAGCTTGGTTTGAAGATTAAAGTTAAACAAATTACGGATGGTGTTCAGCTGAATAAAGCAACGGCCCAAGGTGACGTGGACGTTAATGCGTTCCAATCATGGTCGTATTATTTAACTTATAATCAACAAAATCCCAAGGCAAAGTTAGCGACGCTGGGGACAACTTACTTAGAACCAATGGGAATCTACTCGAAGAAGTATCAACGGGTTAGCCAGATTCCAGCTGGTGCGACCATTGCGATTGCTAACAATCCGTCGCAAGCTGCGCGGGGCTTATTATTACTGCAAAAGGCCGGGCTGATTACCTTGAAATCAGACTTTGGTATTTTAGGAACGGTTAAAGATATTAAAACGAATCCTAAACATTTAAAATTCAAACAGATTGACGATACCACGGGCCCGCGGATTATTAAACAAGTGGACGCAGTCTTAATCTCAAATACGGTGGCGCTAGAAGGTCATTTACACGTCCTAACGGATTCGATTTATCATGAAAAAGTCGATCAAAGCACGAAGGATAACATTAATATCTTGGCGACGGCGGCGAAGAATAAGCATAAAAAGAGCTATCAAAAATTAATTAAATTATATCAACGGGCTGATATTCAAAAGTACATTAAGAAGACGTATTACGGGACTAAAATTGATGTCAATAAACCAGAATCATATTTTAAATAG